One segment of Cyprinus carpio isolate SPL01 chromosome A17, ASM1834038v1, whole genome shotgun sequence DNA contains the following:
- the LOC109071999 gene encoding E3 ubiquitin-protein ligase RBBP6-like isoform X2, which produces MYRGTSNPDYHRPPLPPSGFGHPAASFGPPPFCPPFGVPPGPRYCAPPPGPPPGRPYGTGNENYNRESFYENRPFTSPTADQSGSTLISSLLTPSNQHQLGHSSQNWSTQSLDDQNQEVRKKAEEFLRILEASDRIELPGDKNDSGTGDKHPSRTRSRSRGRSRPRSRGRSRGHSQARSRGKSRARSRTRSRSRSRGKSRTRGKSRARSRSRSRSHGKSGTHSKSQSRASPSQTKQSSRGTAEGSSSTSSGISLGGSAMPDLFHGLRQILQNKDLDKHLPLVKNALLRNQNTDDTRGMFLANQSAVRGFHNPEPEISAELCYGSLLPHERAGGDSGSFSNILSWNTPNQQPETKPAFQSVEDEEKFLYGEEEERSKPQAVTVPLAQTRSARSPVHHLSKEHQTLSLQEPKAHAVPASEQPAASGTTKVSSEECEKVRTLLRTIGLNPGMADVCKMAARLKKKKEEQGVPASLSMLKPALEALQALSRASKTDDSRSNRSGSSHSYQESKREEKMGEREQDTREKQIQKKRKEYLVKELEGLLKQEGGGDLIPVMGFFCQRCEEFFSDLNSAERHVESHSRKDKNKTTGSQEQHRDAKRHEEQHHSSSHRRDSAHSRPERSTSSRVYQDHRERSPDSKRTRDERSPHSTDIKLKNEPEGKDSKDETKDKYKEEKEKNDDDDDAESTKSEKEKKKKKKEKKIKKKEKKKKKDKKKAEGDKDSP; this is translated from the exons AACCGACCCTTCACCAGCCCCACGGCGGACCAAAGTGGATCCACGCTGATCAGCTCTTTGCTCACACCTTCAAATCAGCATCAGCTTGGTCACTCTTCACAAAACTGGTCAACCCAAAGTCTAGATGATCAAAACCAAGAAGTCAG GAAAAAGGCAGAAGAGTTTCTCAGAATTCTGGAAGCAAGCGACCGGATTGAGCTGCCAGGAGATAAAAATGACAGTGGCACAGGAGACAAGCATCCAAGCCGAACGCGGAGTCGGAGCAGAGGGAGGAGCCGCCCACGCAGCCGTGGAAGGAGCCGGGGTCATAGTCAAGCTCGGAGCCGTGGAAAGAGTCGTGCTCGCAGCAGAACACGCAGCCGTAGTCGCAGCCGAGGTAAAAGCCGCACAAGGGGCAAAAGTCGTGCGAGGAGCCGTAGCCGCAGTCGTAGTCACGGGAAGAGCGGAACGCACAGTAAGAGTCAGTCACGCGCGAGTCCCAGCCAGACAAAACAGTCTTCCAGAGGGACTGCTGAAGGCTCTAGCAGCACCAGCAGTGGAATAAGTCTTGGTGGTAGTGCCATGCCTGATCTATTTCATGGACTAAGACAGATCCTACAGAACAAAGATCTAGACAAACACCTGCCTTTGGTCAAGAATGCCCTCCTTAGAAACCAG AATACTGATGACACAAGGGGAATGTTTCTGGCAAATCAGTCTGCAGTTAGAGGCTTCCACAACCCAGAACCTGAAATCTCTGCTGAACTCTGCTACGGTTCCCTGCTTCCTCACGAGAGGGCTGGCGGAGACAGCGGCAGCTTTTCCAACATCTTATCCTGGAACACACCCAACCAGCAGCCTGAAACCAAGCCTGCATTCCAGAGTGTAGAAGATGAGGAGAAATTCCTATATGGAGAGGAAGAGGAGCGATCCAAACCTCAGGCTGTGACGGTTCCGTTGGCCCAGACAAGATCTGCGAGGTCTCCGGTTCATCATCTCAGTAAAGAACACCAGACTCTCAGTCTCCAGGAACCCAAAGCGCATGCCGTGCCTGCTAGCGAGCAGCCCGCTGCTTCTGGCACGACAAAAGTCTCTTCAGAGGAATGCGAGAAGGTGAGAACCCTCCTGAGGACCATCGGCCTGAATCCAGGCATGGCTGACGTCTGTAAAATGGCTGCcagactaaagaaaaaaaaggaagaacaaGGAGTTCCAGCCTCGCTCTCGATGCTCAAACCAGCCCTGGAGGCGTTGCAAGCACTGTCCAGAG CATCCAAAACCGATGACAGTAGGAGTAATCGCTCTGGAAGCAGCCATTCTTATCAAGAGTCCAAGCGTGAGGAGAAG ATGGGTGAGAGGGAGCAAGACACACGAGAGAAACAGattcaaaagaaaaggaaagagtaCCTGGTGAAGGAACTGGAGGGTCTGCTGAAACAGGAAG GTGGGGGTGATTTGATCCCGGTGATGGGTTTCTTCTGCCAGCGCTGTGAGGAGTTCTTCAGTGATCTGAATAGTGCTGAGAGACATGTAGAAAGTCACAGCCGCAAGGACAAGAACAAG ACAACAGGGTCACAGGAGCAGCACAGGGATGCTAAGAGACATGAAGAGCAGCATCACTCATCATCTCACAGACGAGACAGCGCACACAGTAGGCCTGAGAGGTCGACGTCCTCACGGGTCTACCAGGACCACAGGGAACGCAGTCCTGACAGCAAGCGCACCAGAGACGAAAGAAGCCCTCATTCTACAGATATCAAACTCAAAAATGAGCCAGAGGGCAAAGACAGTAAGGATGAGACTAAAGACAAATACaaagaggaaaaggaaaaaaacgatgacgatgatgatgcagaatcaacaaagagtgagaaagagaaaaagaaaaagaagaaggagaagaaaataaagaaaaaagaaaagaagaaaaaaaaggacaagaaaaAAGCAGAGGGTGATAAGGATTCACCTTAG
- the LOC109053001 gene encoding TBC1 domain family member 12-like gives MERAEDAADEPGLAPPVDVNDNREEYKARVCGSDPERTREGSVYSSAYANPDGAGLPSLSPVVVGYRAGVLNGFPGKLEVDMVCANGEGGEGATRPRPDRVIGTSEVECWNKSDRNYLNSQLKSAVSFMGINSPDMKMPNGDVTHEHMDLEQTHLRCLDYAEGFNRKVPALDKGVKVGNGGLLIVNSYDTLSQVPFRAVGGLPAPESRVFVHRSNSVLSTGRSCERISRASAENSEEAQPCDPDPANTLSDLSAKLSFSPLAENTSDYTETDPSPEEDFSESGPPPLRPQNLRTNSGHTVSLSCDATPLSPGDDGYFGAEGGVDECLSSVKAFEGGRRKSAPDRVAADSDASYDQTLGTKRHGIAEFLTRSLFSWKPKESKAAASHSAPGWKLFGKIPLRDNPLKNSTTIQQEYESGPSPHPQPMRRKNLEFEPLSTTALILEDRPPNLPAKSEEESQRHRQEYSEMVAGAKRREMKEAQKKKRQMKERYRQEENIANSMVIWNTEILPNWESMRNTRRVRDLWWQGVPPSIRGKVWSLAIGNELNITPELYEIFLSRAKEKWKSFSETSSVNENEECGVSLADRESSLDLIKLDISRTFPSLYIFQKGGPYHDLLHSVLGAYTCYRPDVGYVQGMSFIAAVLILNLEEADAFIAFANLLNKPCQMAFFRVDHDLMLKYFAAFEVFFEENLPKLFQHFQNNSLTPDFYLIDWIFTLYSKSLPLDVACRVWDVFCRDGEEALFRTGLGILRLYQDVLLQMDFIHSAQFLSRLPENTPAHALFSCIANTQMISNNRRWNQVFSALMKDGLKETDKSSSSSNNSPALRS, from the exons ATGGAAAGAGCAGAGGATGCTGCTGATGAGCCGGGACTCGCACCGCCCGTCGATGTCAACGACAACCGGGAGGAGTACAAAGCACGCGTTTGCGGTTCAGACCCCGAAAGAACACGGGAGGGTTCTGTTTACAGTTCGGCATATGCGAATCCGGACGGTGCTGGACTGCCCTCTCTCTCCCCGGTGGTGGTGGGGTACAGGGCCGGAGTATTAAACGGGTTTCCCGGAAAGCTGGAGGTGGATATGGTGTGTGCGAATGGAGAAGGAGGAGAGGGGGCAACCCGGCCTCGCCCGGATCGGGTTATAGGGACTTCCGAAGTCGAGTGCTGGAATAAATCCGACAGAAACTATTTAAATTCACAACTGAAGTCTGCCGTGTCATTTATGGGTATAAACTCGCCGGATATGAAGATGCCTAATGGAGATGTTACCCATGAGCACATGGATCTTGAGCAGACTCATTTAAGGTGTTTGGATTATGCAGAAGGATTCAACAGGAAGGTGCCTGCTTTAGACAAAGGTGTGAAAGTGGGTAATGGGGGGTTGTTGATTGTAAACAGTTATGACACCCTGTCTCAAGTCCCCTTTAGAGCAGTGGGTGGCCTTCCTGCTCCAGAAAGCCGTGTCTTTGTTCATCGAAGCAACAGTGTCCTCTCCACGGGGAGGTCATGTGAAAGGATCAGTCGTGCCAGTGCTGAGAACTCAGAGGAGGCCCAGCCCTGTGACCCGGATCCCGCGAACACCCTGTCAGACCTCAGTGCCAAGCTGTCCTTTTCTCCCCTGGCAGAAAACACCAGCGATTACACAGAGACAGACCCGAGCCCAGAGGAGGATTTCAGTGAATCGGGCCCTCCTCCCCTCAGGCCCCAGAACCTCCGGACTAACTCTGGTCACACAGTCTCCCTCAGCTGTGATGCCACTCCTCTGAGCCCCGGGGATGATGGGTATTTTGGAGCAGAGGGCGGTGTGGATGAATGTCTCAGCTCTGTGAAAGCATTCGAGGGCGGCCGGCGGAAGAGCGCTCCAGACCGGGTCGCTGCTGACTCTGATGCCTCATATGACCAGACGCTTGGCACTAAGAGACACGGCATTGCTGAGTTCCTGACCAG gaGTTTGTTTTCCTGGAAGCCCAAAGAGTCAAAGGCCGCAGCATCTCACAGTGCTCCAGGATGGAAGCTGTTTGGGAAAATTCCACTGCGGGACAACCCTCTGAAAAACTCTACAACCATACAACAG GAGTATGAGTCAGGACCATCCCCTCACCCTCAGCCAATGAGACGCAAGAATCTGGAGTTTGAGCCTTTGTCCACCACTGCCCTCATTCTGGAAGACAGACCTCC GAACCTGCCAGCTAAATCAGAAGAGGAATCTCAGAGACACCGGCAGGAATACAGTGAGATGGTTGCAGGGGCCAAGAGAAGGG AGATGAAAGAGGCACAGAAGAAAAAACGTCAAATGAAGGAGCGGTACCGACAGGAGGAGAACATCGCCAATTCCATGGTGATCTGGAACACGGAAATCCTGCCTAATTGGGAAAGCAT GCGTAACACACGGCGTGTACGAGACCTTTGGTGGCAGGGTGTCCCGCCCAGCATCCGCGGGAAGGTCTGGAGCCTCGCCATCGGGAATGAGCTCAACATCACCCCAG agctgTATGAGATCTTCCTGTCCAGAGCCAAAGAGAAGTGGAAAAGCTTCAGTGAGACGAGTTCAGTCAATGAAAATGAAG AATGTGGAGTGTCACTGGCAGACAGAGAGTCGAGTCTGGATTTAATCAAGCTGGATATTTCCAGAACTTTCCCCTCTCTCTACATATTCCAGAAG GGTGGACCGTATCATGATTTATTGCACAGTGTGTTGGGGGCGTATACCTGTTACAGACCAGATGTCGGCTAT GTTCAGGGGATGTCCTTCATTGCTGCTGTTCTAATTCTGAATTTGGAGGAAGCCGATGCCTTCATTGCCTTTGCCAACCTCCTTAACAAACCATGCCAGATGGCCTTCTTCAGAGTGGACCATGACCTG ATGCTGAAGTATTTTGCAGCATTTGAGGTGTTTTTTGAGGAGAACCTTCCCAAACTATTCCAGCACTTTCAGAACAACAGCTTGACGCCTGATTTTTACCTCATAGACTG GATCTTCACTCTGTACAGCAAGTCGTTACCGCTGGATGTGGCATGTCGTGTTTGGGATGTGTTTTGCCGAGATGGAGAGGAGGCGTTATTCCGAACAGGACTGGGAATTCTGAGACTGTACCAGGATGTTCTACTGCAGATGGATTTCATTCACAGTGCACAGTTCCTTTCCCGGCTGCCTGAAAACACTCCTGCACACGCTCTTTTCTCCTGCATCGCAAACACACAGATGATCAGTAACAACCGCCGGTGGAACCAG GTCTTTTCTGCTTTGATGAAAGATGGACTCAAAGAAACTgacaaaagcagcagcagcagcaacaacagtccTGCCTTAAGAAGCTAA
- the LOC109071999 gene encoding E3 ubiquitin-protein ligase RBBP6-like isoform X1, producing the protein MYRGTSNPDYHRPPLPPSGFGHPAASFGPPPFCPPFGVPPGPRYCAPPPGPPPGRPYGTGNENYNRESFYENRPFTSPTADQSGSTLISSLLTPSNQHQLGHSSQNWSTQSLDDQNQEVRKKAEEFLRILEASDRIELPGDKNDSGTGDKHPSRTRSRSRGRSRPRSRGRSRGHSQARSRGKSRARSRTRSRSRSRGKSRTRGKSRARSRSRSRSHGKSGTHSKSQSRASPSQTKQSSRGTAEGSSSTSSGISLGGSAMPDLFHGLRQILQNKDLDKHLPLVKNALLRNQNTDDTRGMFLANQSAVRGFHNPEPEISAELCYGSLLPHERAGGDSGSFSNILSWNTPNQQPETKPAFQSVEDEEKFLYGEEEERSKPQAVTVPLAQTRSARSPVHHLSKEHQTLSLQEPKAHAVPASEQPAASGTTKVSSEECEKVRTLLRTIGLNPGMADVCKMAARLKKKKEEQGVPASLSMLKPALEALQALSRASKTDDSRSNRSGSSHSYQESKREEKKMGEREQDTREKQIQKKRKEYLVKELEGLLKQEGGGDLIPVMGFFCQRCEEFFSDLNSAERHVESHSRKDKNKTTGSQEQHRDAKRHEEQHHSSSHRRDSAHSRPERSTSSRVYQDHRERSPDSKRTRDERSPHSTDIKLKNEPEGKDSKDETKDKYKEEKEKNDDDDDAESTKSEKEKKKKKKEKKIKKKEKKKKKDKKKAEGDKDSP; encoded by the exons AACCGACCCTTCACCAGCCCCACGGCGGACCAAAGTGGATCCACGCTGATCAGCTCTTTGCTCACACCTTCAAATCAGCATCAGCTTGGTCACTCTTCACAAAACTGGTCAACCCAAAGTCTAGATGATCAAAACCAAGAAGTCAG GAAAAAGGCAGAAGAGTTTCTCAGAATTCTGGAAGCAAGCGACCGGATTGAGCTGCCAGGAGATAAAAATGACAGTGGCACAGGAGACAAGCATCCAAGCCGAACGCGGAGTCGGAGCAGAGGGAGGAGCCGCCCACGCAGCCGTGGAAGGAGCCGGGGTCATAGTCAAGCTCGGAGCCGTGGAAAGAGTCGTGCTCGCAGCAGAACACGCAGCCGTAGTCGCAGCCGAGGTAAAAGCCGCACAAGGGGCAAAAGTCGTGCGAGGAGCCGTAGCCGCAGTCGTAGTCACGGGAAGAGCGGAACGCACAGTAAGAGTCAGTCACGCGCGAGTCCCAGCCAGACAAAACAGTCTTCCAGAGGGACTGCTGAAGGCTCTAGCAGCACCAGCAGTGGAATAAGTCTTGGTGGTAGTGCCATGCCTGATCTATTTCATGGACTAAGACAGATCCTACAGAACAAAGATCTAGACAAACACCTGCCTTTGGTCAAGAATGCCCTCCTTAGAAACCAG AATACTGATGACACAAGGGGAATGTTTCTGGCAAATCAGTCTGCAGTTAGAGGCTTCCACAACCCAGAACCTGAAATCTCTGCTGAACTCTGCTACGGTTCCCTGCTTCCTCACGAGAGGGCTGGCGGAGACAGCGGCAGCTTTTCCAACATCTTATCCTGGAACACACCCAACCAGCAGCCTGAAACCAAGCCTGCATTCCAGAGTGTAGAAGATGAGGAGAAATTCCTATATGGAGAGGAAGAGGAGCGATCCAAACCTCAGGCTGTGACGGTTCCGTTGGCCCAGACAAGATCTGCGAGGTCTCCGGTTCATCATCTCAGTAAAGAACACCAGACTCTCAGTCTCCAGGAACCCAAAGCGCATGCCGTGCCTGCTAGCGAGCAGCCCGCTGCTTCTGGCACGACAAAAGTCTCTTCAGAGGAATGCGAGAAGGTGAGAACCCTCCTGAGGACCATCGGCCTGAATCCAGGCATGGCTGACGTCTGTAAAATGGCTGCcagactaaagaaaaaaaaggaagaacaaGGAGTTCCAGCCTCGCTCTCGATGCTCAAACCAGCCCTGGAGGCGTTGCAAGCACTGTCCAGAG CATCCAAAACCGATGACAGTAGGAGTAATCGCTCTGGAAGCAGCCATTCTTATCAAGAGTCCAAGCGTGAGGAGAAG AAGATGGGTGAGAGGGAGCAAGACACACGAGAGAAACAGattcaaaagaaaaggaaagagtaCCTGGTGAAGGAACTGGAGGGTCTGCTGAAACAGGAAG GTGGGGGTGATTTGATCCCGGTGATGGGTTTCTTCTGCCAGCGCTGTGAGGAGTTCTTCAGTGATCTGAATAGTGCTGAGAGACATGTAGAAAGTCACAGCCGCAAGGACAAGAACAAG ACAACAGGGTCACAGGAGCAGCACAGGGATGCTAAGAGACATGAAGAGCAGCATCACTCATCATCTCACAGACGAGACAGCGCACACAGTAGGCCTGAGAGGTCGACGTCCTCACGGGTCTACCAGGACCACAGGGAACGCAGTCCTGACAGCAAGCGCACCAGAGACGAAAGAAGCCCTCATTCTACAGATATCAAACTCAAAAATGAGCCAGAGGGCAAAGACAGTAAGGATGAGACTAAAGACAAATACaaagaggaaaaggaaaaaaacgatgacgatgatgatgcagaatcaacaaagagtgagaaagagaaaaagaaaaagaagaaggagaagaaaataaagaaaaaagaaaagaagaaaaaaaaggacaagaaaaAAGCAGAGGGTGATAAGGATTCACCTTAG